The following is a genomic window from Procambarus clarkii isolate CNS0578487 chromosome 52, FALCON_Pclarkii_2.0, whole genome shotgun sequence.
TCAAAATTAGGCAGTCattcattattttttttaattatcccTCATTCTTAGGCTTAGGGAACTAAGCTTCGAGGGAAACTGCGGGCTGGACCTCTCCCACACTGGACCTCCCCACACTGGACCTCCCCACACTGGACCTCCCCACACTGGACCTCCCCACACTGGACCTCCCCACACTGGACCTCCCCACACTGGACCTCCCCACACTGGACCTCCCCACACTGGACCTCCCCACACTGGACCTCCCCACACTGGACCTCACCACACTGGACCTCCCCACACTGGACCTCACCACACTGGACCTCCCCACACTGGACCTCCCCACACTGGACCTCACCACACTGGACCTCCCCTACATTGGACCTCCCCACACTGGACCTCCCCACACTGGACCTCCCCACACTGGACCTCACCACACTGGACCTCCCCACACTGGACCTCCCCACACTGGACCTCCCCACACTGGACCTCCCCACACTGGACCTCCCCACACTGGACCTCCCCACACTGGACCTCACCACACTGGACCTCCCCACACTGGACCTCCCCACACTGGACCTCCCCACACTGGACCTCCCCACACTGGACCTCCCCACACTGGACCTCCCCACACTGGACCTCCCCACACTGGACCTCCCCACACTGGACCTCCCCACACTGGACCTCACCACACTGGACCTCCCCACACTGGACCTCCCCACACTGGACCTCCCCACACTGGACCTCCCCACACTGGACCTCACCACACTGGACCTCCCCTACATTGGACCTCCCCACACTGGACCTCCCCTACATTGGACCTCACCACCCTGGACCTCCCCACACTGGACCTCCCCACACTGGACCTCCCCACACTGGACCTCACCACACTGGACCTCCCCACACTGGACCTCCCCACACTGGACCTCCCCACACTGGACCTCCCCACACTGGACCTCACCACACTGGACCTCCCCACACTGGACCTCCCCACACTGGACCTCACCACACTGGACCTCCCCTACATTGGACCTCCCCACACTGGACCTCCCCACACTGGACCTCCCCACACTGGACCTCCCCACACTGGACCTCCCCACACTGGACCTCCCCACACTGGACCTCACCACACTGGACCTCCCCTACATTGGACCTCCCCACACTGGACCTCCCCACACTGGACCTCACCACACTGGACCTCCCCACACTGGACCTCCCCACACTGGACCTCCCCACACTGGACCTCACCACACTGGACCTCCCCACACTGGACCTCCCCACACTGGACCTCCCCACACTGGACCTCCCCACACTGGACCTCCCCACACTGGACCTCCCCACACTGGACCTCCCCACACTGGACCTCCCCACACTGGACCTCCCCACACTGGACCTCCCCACACTGGACCTCCCCACACTGGACCTCACCACACTGGACCTCCCCACACTGGACCTCCCCACACTGGACCTCACCACACTGGACCTCCCCACACTGGACCTCACCACACTGGACCTCACCACACTGGACCTCCCCCACACTGGACCTCCCCACACTGGACCTCACCACACTGGACCTCACCACACTGGACCTCCCCACACTGGACCTCCCCACACTGGACCTCCCCACACTGGACCTCACCACACTGGACCTCCCCACACTGGACCTCCCCACACTGGACCTCACCACACTGGACCTCACCACACTGGACCTCCCCACACTGGACCTCCCCACACTGGACCTCCCCACACTGGACCTCACCACACTGGACCTCCCCACACTGGACCTCCCCACACTGGACCTCCCCACACTGGACCTCCCCACACTGGACCTCACCACACTGGACCTCACCACACTGGACCTCCCCACACTGGACCTCACCACACTGGACCTCCCCACATTGGACCTCACCACACTGGACCTCACCACACTGGACCTCCCCACACTGGACCTCCCCACACTGGACCTCCCCTACATTGGACCTCCCCACACTGGACCTCCCCACACTGGACCTCCCCACACTGGACCTCACCACACTGGACCTCACCACACTGGACCTCCCCACACTGGACCTCACCACACTGGACCTCCCCACACTGGACCTCACCACACTGGACCTCCCCACACTGGACCTCACCACACTGGACCTCACCACACTGGACCTCCCCACACTGGACCTCACCACACTGGACCTCCTCACACTGGACCTCCCCACACTGGACCTCCCCACACTGGACCTCCCCTACATTGGACCTCCCCACACTGGACCTCCCCACACTGGACCTCCCCACACTGGACCTCACCACACTGGACCTCACCACACTGGACCTCCCCACACTGGACCTCACCACACTGGACCTCCCCACACTGGACCTCACCACACTGGACCTCCCCACACTGGACCTCCCCACACTGGACCTCCCCTACATTGGACCTCCCCACACTGGACCTCCCCACACTGGACCTCACCACACTGGACCTCCCCACACTGGACCTCACCACACTGGACCTCCCCCACACTGGACCTCCCCACACTGGACCTCCCCACACTGGACCTCCCCACACTGGACCTCCCCACACTGGACCTCCCCACACTGGACCTCCCCACACTGGagcaaggaaggaaggaacgTGTGACATTTTACGTATAAGATTATAAAGGGATTTGAAAAAAGCAGTCAAGGAGGTAGAGCTAAAAGCGAGAAAACTGAATAACAGAACACAAATTAGTCAAATATATCTTAAGGAAGTTCTTCAGTGTAAGGTTTGTTACTAAATGCAATGAGTTCGATGAAAAAGTGGTTGAAGATGACAATATATAACTTGCAACGAGAAAACAAAGTTCATTATACCAGAAATAGCTGATTAGGCGGGGCTTGAGAGCTAGCGTTCGTTCcttcaagcacatctaggtgagtatattAAGGTGAACACACAGTGAGATTAGACGTTACAAAGAAAACGTCAAACTTACATGTTGATGGGGGATTTATTTTTCCTGAGGCCATTTTGAATGGTGACACATGACTTAGACATATTTTTACAACAGTTCAAGTTGGCGTCCGACTCTTGGGTACAAGTGTAAGGTAGTGTTGGTCTGCGATGCTGTACGTCTTAGCCGTATACGCCGGCCCGGATGCCGCCTCCGACGCCGATGTGGTACCCGATTCCGAACCTCAGGCCGAGACCGTGACCGCCTATGCCGTGGCCGAGACCGACACCAACGTGGTAGCCGAGACCGACGTTGAGGCCGAGGTCGTAGCCGAGGCCCAAGCCACCGATGAGAGGTCCTGGGCGAGGGTCCGCCAGGGGGCCGGGCCTCGcggccaccacacccaccaacatcaCCGCCATCTGACCAAATGTTCATCATTAGCTTATGACAGAAAACGGTATTACAGGCAGGGATCTGTAATATTACAGGTAAGACCTATTTAGGGACCTATTAATATTACGATATTACAGGCCATTCTAAGACGGTCTGCTTTGAGTGACATAACTTACCTCTAACGTCCTTCTTTAGATACAAAATCCTGTAACTAACTAAGCAGTTGTAAACAGAGTCTGGTCACAGTCGTAAtgtctcgggttcgattcccgtttcGAGCAAATGCTTTGGCCACCATTTCCATATGCCTGATGTCTCTGTTTATCTAACAGTAAACAGTAGACTTAGGCAACAGTTTTGGTCTGCATCCTGAGGAAACTCGTCAGGTGGCGTAGTGGGACCAAGCTGCCAAACAGCTCTTCGCCCCTGATTATAAAACAATGGGATATGCATGCAgggttttaaatatataaaaaagaacTCGAAATAATGGATAGATTTGTTGATTTACGGAACAAATTTCCAGGTAACGTAACAGACGTGGGGCGTTGGATTGTTTCAAGGGCAGGTTACACATATGTAAAATTCTGTTTGGGTTGACATATATATATTGGCtgtctcgtatgagccaatagaccTATTGCAGTACCTTTAATTCCTTTAATTTCCATAGCCATAACTTCTTATGGCTATGGAAAACTATATGTTGCAAAATTGCTATTGTACTATTAAATTACGTAACTTAGAGCAATTTAGGAAATAATAATGAACTCTGAAGCATTATTTAGGTATAAATGAATCTAGTTCCACTAACCTGAGCATTATTTAGTTGTACACAGTATTACTCTACCCAAGAACATTGACATGCTTATAATAACATTAGGTAATCAGCGTGACGTAGAAAATTCATTGCTGGCAGACATTCTCATGTCATTCAAGACGTTTAACTTACTGCAGAACCTCGTTAGTATAATTTGTCATCATAATACATTCTCTCCTTGTGCTTACTGAAGTTTCCTGTGTTTCCTCACTGTAACTGAACTGAATCAGCTAAAGGGGGCATCGTTTCGGTttcggaaaagttgttcaatgtcaaccaatattttgtgactagttgtatataaaaaaggctgcaattgttccaagtttcagtactgcagcgtaaatagaaagggagagatatttttttgttttcataattttttgcACATTTACAAGTGTGAATAAAAAAGAAaaactttcagatataatcattctatgacacttttctgacacattagcatataataaaggttcGTAACTTATGGAGTTCCCAAAACatatttagttttcctaatacaaatattcaaagttcgcccaaaaaattatgcaaatatgtcatgtttattgctattttaaaatcaataaataaacttaGGACAAAACGATAAATTGGGAGTTTAGAGACATACACTTTACATAtaatgtgtaagtttcatgtaaattgaataaaaaataaaaaagttattcaaacatttatgttatttttaaacattttaaatatataagaaaaaaataaagtctaaggtgctgccatctgtggctgaggttgacatcaaccagttttctccaaaaCTGACACCCTTACAGATAagcttatgtgcagtcaggtgtataagtttcatgaaaatcgtccgataaaaaaatggaaaaacatttgaaaaaaaaaacaattttttttaacttaattttttttctaataacattaattttaatattttttttaatttatgctATTGAGATAGCcgagagtcatagatatgatttcagttgacacttgtttgATAatggtttttgaccattttggaataattttgaaacctacttcaatattttttttctcccttcctatttatgctacgatgctgagacttgggccagaAGAAACACTTTTCatgtacaactcgtcaaaaaagttttattgaaatcgaaccagatttcatttattgcatattttgggcaAATTGGGAAGTCATGCCCCCTTAAGCTTAATGTTTCACATCCTTGTAAATAATCTCAAACATGGTTACCAATACTGCTCAAAAATGGTATTAATGACAATACTGTATTGTTTTTTGTCCTGGTTTTGAGCAGCACTCATGCCTATTATTTAAAGTTTAGAATAAAAACAGACAAATATCATCAAAATATAATATTGTATCAAATTACTCAAAGGTGTCAAAATTACTGTCCCATCTCCGCCCCACTCTTGGTTCCCCTCGCGTTACTGAACAACGGTGAAGGtaagagaactatcaggagaaaacgccaagccattacgactgtacagcacttggaagggatcaggatagggatttgggatgagaccggggggggggggggggggggggggggggggggggagggggttaaggaagggtgcccagccactttgacagtcggggattgaacgccgacctgcatgaagcgtgacCGCGCTCAAGTGGTTGAGGCTTTTGGTGCTTACCAGGAGGTTCATGTCTGCTGGGCGCTGCTTCCCTGCTGGAGGAGgacggtgggtgtgtgtgagcgAGGGGATGTTCCGGCACTCTTATACTGGGCTGTGCGTGAGCTGGTAACGCTGTGACCCTGAGGACGCCAAGCCATTGACAATGATGCGCTGGTTTAGTGACTAGCGGAATTCAAGGTCGCCCAGACGGTCGAAGCGTTGTATTCACAAAATTTATATTTCAAACAACAATGTAGATTTCAATAAAATACACAAGAAGTTCAATCCAAATACTCATCTGTTGGGTGATTATTTGGATTGTCActcatatatctctctctctctctctctctctctctctctctctctctctctctctctctctctctctctctctctctctctctctctctctctctctctctctctctctctctctctctctctctctctctctctctctctcctctctctctctctctctctctctctctctctctctctctctctctctctctctctctctctctctctctctctctctctctctctctctctctctctctttctctctctctcactctctctctctctgtctctctgtctctctctctctgtctctctgtctctctctctctttttctctctctcactctctctctctctgtctctctgtctctctctctctctttctctctctctcactctctctctctctctgtctctctgtctctctctctctctttctttctctctcactctctctctctctctgtctctctgtctctctgtctctctctctctctctctctc
Proteins encoded in this region:
- the LOC138352150 gene encoding uncharacterized PPE family protein PPE24-like, which gives rise to MATGLQSRQMQSYKASRETAGWTSPTLDLPTLDLPTLDLPTLDLPTLDLPTLDLPTLDLPTLDLPTLDLPTLDLPTLDLTTLDLPTLDLTTLDLPTLDLPTLDLTTLDLPYIGPPHTGPPHTGPPHTGPHHTGPPHTGPPHTGPPHTGPPHTGPPHTGPPHTGPHHTGPPHTGPPHTGPPHTGPPHTGPPHTGPPHTGPPHTGPPHTGPPHTGPHHTGPPHTGPPHTGPPHTGPPHTGPHHTGPPLHWTSPHWTSPTLDLTTLDLPTLDLPTLDLPTLDLTTLDLPTLDLPTLDLPTLDLPTLDLTTLDLPTLDLPTLDLTTLDLPYIGPPHTGPPHTGPPHTGPPHTGPPHTGPPHTGPHHTGPPLHWTSPHWTSPHWTSPHWTSPHWTSPHWTSPHWTSPHWTSPHWTSPHWTSPHWTSPHWTSPHWTSPHWTSPHWTSPHWTSPHWTSPHWTSPHWTSPHWTSPHWTSPHWTSPHWTSPHWTSPHWTSPHWTSPTLDLPTLDLTTLDLTTLDLPTLDLPTLDLPTLDLTTLDLPTLDLPTLDLTTLDLTTLDLPTLDLPTLDLPTLDLTTLDLPTLDLPTLDLPTLDLPTLDLTTLDLTTLDLPTLDLTTLDLPTLDLTTLDLTTLDLPTLDLPTLDLPYIGPPHTGPPHTGPPHTGPHHTGPHHTGPPHTGPHHTGPPHTGPHHTGPPHTGPHHTGPHHTGPPHTGPHHTGPPHTGPPHTGPPHTGPPLHWTSPHWTSPHWTSPHWTSPHWTSPHWTSPHWTSPHWTSPHWTSPHWTSPHWTSPHWTSPTLDLPTLDLPTLDLTTLDLPTLDLTTLDLPHTGPPHTGPPHTGPPHTGPPHTGPPHTGPPHTGARKEGTCDILRIRL